ATCTCCGCCGCCTCATCGCCGAAGGCCACTTCCGCGAAGACCTGCTCTACCGCCTCAACATGTTCCACGTCCATCTTCCCCCCCTGCGCGAACGGCGGGAAGACATCCCGGAGCTGGCCCGTTATCTTCTGGCCCGCGCCGCCCGCAAGCCAGTGGAAATGGTCGCTGATCTGCTGACCGCGGAAGCCCTCGACCTCATGATGCATCACGACTTCAAAGGCAACGTCCGCGAACTGGCCAATGCGATGGAGTACGCCTGGATTGTCTCCGGCGGCCAGCCGATCACCGCCGCCCATCTGCCGCACGACATCCGTTCGCCCGGCCCGCGCACTTATGCCGCCACGCCGCCGCCCGACCCCTACGCTCCGGCCAGCGCTGCACACTTTCCCGCGGCCGCCTACCCTGCCTCCGCCGTCTCCTACGGCACCGCTGCTTCCCCTGCCCCGCTCCTGCCGCCAGGTACTCCGCCCGCCCCGGTCGCCGCTGCCCCGGCCGTCAGTGTGGTGCCGTTCACTCCGCCCCAGCCCGGACAACCGGCCAAATCCCTCGCCGATGTCGAGATGGAATATATCCTCCAGGTTTACGCCAAAAACAACTTCAACAAACAGGCCACCGCTGCCGAGCTGGGGATCAGCCTCAAGACCCTTTACAACAAGCTCCACAAATACGAGGAAGAGCGCCGCCTCAAGGCAGGGTGAAAAATACTCCCGCGGCGAACGAATGGCTGGCTCCCCGGCATGGCGAGCTGGCCAGCAGCACCAGATCAACGGCCTTGCCGGCGATGCCATTCCCAGGCGGTGGCCACAATCTGCCGCAGATCGGTATAACGGGGTCGCCAGCCCCACTCCTGGCCGATGCGCCGGTTATCCGCGATCAGGACCGGAGGATCGCCGGGGCGGCGGGGGGAGGCACGCACAGGGATGGACCGCCCGGTCACTTCCTCGGCGGTGGCGATCACTTCCCGCACGCTGTAGCCTCGGCCCAAGCCGACATTGTAGGCGAGAAACTGGCCGGCCTGAGCGTGCTCAAGGGCCAGGGCGTGCGCCGTCGCCAGGTCCTCCACATGGACATAATCCCGCACGCAGGTGCCATCGGCGGTGGGATAGTCGGTGCCGAAAATCTCCACCACGGCTTCCCGCCCCAAGGCGGCCCGCAAGACCCGCGGGATCAGGTGTGTCTCTGGTTCGTGGTCCTCGCCGAGGCTGCCATCCGGGGCCGCGCCCGCCGCGTTGAAATAACGTAAAGCCACTGCGGCCAGACCGTAAGCGGCGGCGTAATCCCGCAGAGCATATTCCAGGGCCAGCTTCGTGCGGCCGTAAGCCTGAATCGGCGCCAAGGGGGCCTCCTCCGCAATCGGCACCTGCTGCGGCACCCCATACACCGCACAACTGCTGGAAAAGACGAAAATTTTCACCCCATTGCGGCGGCATCGCTCCAGCAACTGCAAACCGTAAAGCAGATTGTTCACGTAATACCCCGCCGGATCACGCACCGATTCCGCCACCTGGCACCGCGCCGCAAAATGCACCACCGCCTCGATCCGCTCCACGATCAGCAACTGATCAATCTGGTCGGCATCGCGCAAATCGCCCACCACCAGGCATTCCGCGGGCACTGCACGCCGGTGTCCTGTGCTCAGATTGTCGAAGACGGTCACGGTATGCCCTTGGGCCAGAAGGTGCCGCACCGTGAAACTGCCCACGTATCCCGCTCCGCCCGTCACCAAAACACGCATAATCGCCGCCGTCTCCTCACTGAGCTGTTGTTAGGCTCCGAGAGATTCCCAGGCTCCCGATTCCGCCTCCGAATCATCGCTCCCGGAAGGCTTCACACCGTCCCAACCGGAAAGGCTTTCCCAAGCCGCTCCCGGAAGGTGTCCCGAAGTCTGTTATGGGAATCTTTGCATTGGCTGTCCGCCAGACATCCCAGGGTCGATCCCAGCGGTCAGACCGTTCCATTCGCGCAAGTCCCAACAGCCGAGGCGGCAGCGGGTCACCCGCCAGAGAAGCTAGTGCCACCACAGGCGAGGGCAAGGCAGAAGCCAATCCCCTGGAAAGCAGGAACTCGCGCAGGGGAAGGCGGGAGCGGAGGGGTCAAGGAGTCTCGGCGCTGTCGCTGAGGATGTGTTGCACGGCTTGTTGAGCGGCCCGCCGCAAGGCAGGAAAGCCGCGCTGAGCCAGCGCTTGCAGGATGGGCAAAGCGGTCCGCGCCGCCTGGCCCAATCGTCCCAAGGAGAGCGCCGCATGGACCAGGCAGCTCTGTTCCGGGGAGAGGCTTTCCTCGGCAGGTTCCGCGGTGAGCTGCGGCGGCGTGGTGGCCTCGGCATCCACGTCCCCCGCTTGCAGCGGGGTGCGCTGGGGGTCGGCCGGCATTGGCTCCCTCGCTTCGGCGAGCGGGCGGGTATCGCTGTCGGCTTCCCGGAGGAGGCGGGCCAGGTGCGGGATCGCTACCTGAGCCAGCGGACCCATCCATCCCAGCGCCAGGGCCGCTTCCCCCCGCACAAACGGATCGTGATGATACAGATGCCCGATGAGAGTGGACAAAGCGGGCGGGCCGATCTGGCTCAGCGCCTTGGCGGCTAGGCGGCACAGGACGATGTTCGTTCCGCACATCGCCTCGGTCAGAGCGGGCACAGCTTCTGCCGCCGCTTCCCCCATGTTGCCCAGGGCTTGAGCCGCCCCGCTGGCTGTCCGCGGATCGCTATCCCTGAGGGCGGCACACAAGGCCCCCAGGGCCGCCTTAGCGCCACGGCCCAGCCGCCCCAGCGCCCACACCGCCTGCCGCCGCACATACTTGTCCTCATGCCGCAGGAGCAGGGCCAGTTCGCGCAGGGCCAGCGCTCCCATGCCCCCGATGGCCGCCGCCGCCGCTTCCCGGACTCGCCCATCCGCGTCCTGCGTCGCCCGGAGCAACTCCTCCAGCGCCTCGCACGCCAGCGGCCCCAAACGTCCCAAATCCCGCGCCGCCCGCAGGCGCAGCGCCGCCTCCGGCGACTGCAAGGCCTCCACCAGTTCCGGCAAGGGATCGTCGCTCACGGGCAACCTGGGCGATGATGACGCCATCTCGCTTCCACTTCGAGCATCGGGTTCGGCTTAGCCGCTCCGCTCGTTCCTGCGAACCGGTCCTTCCCCTCCTCCCATCCGGTTATCCCACAAATCTAGCTCATCCGTCCACCTCCCGCCAATGGGCTTTCCGCCGCTTTCGTCCCCCCGCAACTCCTTTCGGTTGCCGCTTTCCATCCCAACACAATTCTGCGGGCACACCGGAGCCACACACCCTCACCTCCGCGCGAAAAAGTTCCCCGCCGCGGGAAACACTCCCCGCCGCGGGAAACACTCCCCGCCGCGGGAACATAGACCGCGCCAGCTTGATGGGAATCAAGCGGGTCGCGCTTCCGCCTCGCGTCCCCTGTGCAAGTCTCCCAATTTGTGCCCTCTGCGAAATTGGGCACGCCCTTTGCACTTCCCCGCTTCATCCCCGCGCAGGTGCCGTCGCGGCAGCCGTTCAGAGGATGAAAGGCGGAAACGGCACCCCTAACCACGCCGACTCAAGGAGTTAAGGCCCGGCGCGGCTCCCTGCAAACAAGGCAGGCGGAGCAAACCCAGGATACGGGTGGTGCGAAGCTAGTGAATCTGGCGGATCTATCTCGGAGGAATCCTTTGGGAACCTGTTGCGAAAAGAGGACGATTCTGGTAAATATGCATAGGATAGGAGAAATAGCGAAGAATGATGTAGTAGAACGGTGCCTCCGTGGGGGACGGAGGCTGCCGCGAAGGAAGATGCCCCTGCCGGGAGCGGCAGGGGTGCGGATTTGGGGTGTCCAAACTCGACTCAGGAAGGAGGCGGGAGGGCAGGTGTGCGGGGGTGGGGATCATGCGTAGGGTAGTGGTGACCGGTTTGGGAGTGGTCGCCCCCAACGGCATCGGGAAAGACGCCTTTTGGAAGTCGTGTGTCGAAGGGCGCAGCGGCATTGGTCCGATCCGGTCGTTCGATGCCTCGCAGCATCCGATTCAGGTCGCGGGGGAAGTCCACGATTTTGATCCGGAGCCGTTCATTCCGCCGGCGTTTCGCAAGTCGCTCAAGGTGATGGGCCGGGCGGCGCGCTTTGGGGTCGGCGCGGCGGGCCTGG
The Thermogemmata fonticola DNA segment above includes these coding regions:
- the galE gene encoding UDP-glucose 4-epimerase GalE yields the protein MRVLVTGGAGYVGSFTVRHLLAQGHTVTVFDNLSTGHRRAVPAECLVVGDLRDADQIDQLLIVERIEAVVHFAARCQVAESVRDPAGYYVNNLLYGLQLLERCRRNGVKIFVFSSSCAVYGVPQQVPIAEEAPLAPIQAYGRTKLALEYALRDYAAAYGLAAVALRYFNAAGAAPDGSLGEDHEPETHLIPRVLRAALGREAVVEIFGTDYPTADGTCVRDYVHVEDLATAHALALEHAQAGQFLAYNVGLGRGYSVREVIATAEEVTGRSIPVRASPRRPGDPPVLIADNRRIGQEWGWRPRYTDLRQIVATAWEWHRRQGR
- a CDS encoding HEAT repeat domain-containing protein — its product is MASSSPRLPVSDDPLPELVEALQSPEAALRLRAARDLGRLGPLACEALEELLRATQDADGRVREAAAAAIGGMGALALRELALLLRHEDKYVRRQAVWALGRLGRGAKAALGALCAALRDSDPRTASGAAQALGNMGEAAAEAVPALTEAMCGTNIVLCRLAAKALSQIGPPALSTLIGHLYHHDPFVRGEAALALGWMGPLAQVAIPHLARLLREADSDTRPLAEAREPMPADPQRTPLQAGDVDAEATTPPQLTAEPAEESLSPEQSCLVHAALSLGRLGQAARTALPILQALAQRGFPALRRAAQQAVQHILSDSAETP